One Lycium barbarum isolate Lr01 chromosome 5, ASM1917538v2, whole genome shotgun sequence genomic window carries:
- the LOC132639227 gene encoding lysine-specific demethylase JMJ25-like, whose amino-acid sequence MGEEAFTEPCPVCRQKCNCKACLRLDGPIRALKNLKYEVNKEEQVQYSKFILQKLLPFLRKLSAKQLEFPLFIWAGSPVSKINLQKGKCHENERMYCNNCKTSIVDYHRNCSSCSYDLCLFVGSLEMVTLRELKKSSLNSLTKGMLICMKSRTPENSIGPAGEWKSNADGSISCPTENFGGCGKGILELKCLLSKSKYPVSELLAKAEDIAKRCELEHMPEISQGSCLCIQLVDETDMQKSKLRKALSPDNSDDNYLYCPAAKDLQQEDLKHFQCHWLKGEPVIVGNVLETASGLSWEPMVMWQACRQIKNINHPLHLDVSAINCLDWCEMYMLGAFFHDG is encoded by the exons ATGGGTGAGGAAGCTTTTACCGAGCCTTGTCCTGTTTGTCGGCAAAAGTGTAATTGCAAAGCCTGCTTGCGTCTGGACGGGCCTATAAGG GCTTTGAAGAATTTAAAATATGAGGTTAACAAAGAAGAACAGGTTCAGTATTCAAAATTTATCTTGCAAAAGCTGTTGCCTTTCTTGAGAAAACTCAGTGCAAAGCAA CTAGAATTTCCCTTGTTTATTTGGGCAGGATCACCGGTGTCAAAGATAAATCTGCAGAAGGGGAAGTGTCATGAGAATGAGCGAATGTACTG CAACAATTGCAAAACATCCATTGTTGATTATCACAGAAATTGTTCCAGCTGTTCGTATGATCTCTGCCTTTTTGTCGGGAGCTTAGAGATGGTCACCTTAAGGGAGTTGAAGAAGTCATCATTGAATTCACTAACAAAGGGAATGCTTATTTGCATG AAAAGCCGGACACCAGAGAATTCTATTGGTCCAGCGGGTGAATGGAAATCCAATGCAGATGGTAGCATCTCTTGTCCAACAGAGAATTTTGGTGGATGTGGTAAGGGAATTTTAGAGCTGAAGTGCCTGTTGTCAAAGTCAAAATATCCGGTCTCTGAGTTATTGGCAAAGGCTGAAGATATTGCCAAAAGATGTGAATTGGAACATATGCCTGAAATATCTCAGGGGTCATGCTTATGTATACAATTAGTTGATGAAACTGATATGCAGAAAAGTAAATTGCGTAAAGCATTATCTCCTGACAATTCAGATGACAATTATTTGTACTGTCCAGCCGCTAAAGATCTTCAGCAGGAGGATCTGAAGCATTTCCAGTGTCATTGGCTGAAAGGTGAACCTGTGATTGTCGGTAATGTGCTTGAGACTGCGTCAGGGTTAAGCTGGGAGCCTATGGTTATGTGGCAAGCGTGTCGCCAGATAAAGAACATAAACCATCCCCTTCATCTGGATGTCAGTGCCATCAACTGCTTGGATTGGTGTGAG ATGTATATGCTTGGTGCTTTCTTTCATGatggataa